In Mongoliitalea daihaiensis, one DNA window encodes the following:
- the mce gene encoding methylmalonyl-CoA epimerase, which produces MRKIEHLGIAVSNLEASNNLFKKLLGETHYKEETVEGEGVSTSFFMIGETKIELLEATRDTSPIAKFIDKKGEGIHHIAFDVEDIHAEVARLKDEGFEILNETPKEGADNKLVVFLHPKSTNGVLVELCQEKKA; this is translated from the coding sequence ATGAGAAAAATTGAACACTTAGGAATCGCGGTTTCCAACTTGGAAGCATCTAATAATCTTTTCAAAAAACTCTTAGGAGAAACCCATTACAAGGAAGAAACAGTGGAAGGTGAAGGGGTAAGTACTTCTTTTTTTATGATTGGGGAGACAAAAATTGAATTATTGGAGGCGACTCGTGATACCAGTCCTATTGCTAAGTTTATCGACAAAAAAGGAGAGGGTATCCATCACATCGCGTTTGATGTCGAAGATATTCATGCAGAAGTGGCTCGTTTGAAGGATGAAGGTTTCGAAATTTTAAATGAAACTCCAAAAGAAGGTGCAGATAATAAATTAGTGGTATTTTTGCACCCGAAAAGTACCAATGGTGTATTGGTGGAATTATGTCAGGAAAAGAAAGCCTAA
- a CDS encoding HesB/IscA family protein, producing MITVSDKAKERILQLKKEEGREENDNIRVSVKGGGCSGLKYDLNFDATVVDSDQVFEDKGIKILVDRKSLLYLAGTILEFSDGLNGKGFQFVNPNASRTCGCGESFSV from the coding sequence ATGATTACAGTTTCCGATAAGGCCAAAGAAAGAATCCTTCAATTGAAAAAAGAAGAAGGCCGAGAAGAAAATGACAATATACGAGTGTCTGTCAAAGGTGGTGGTTGTTCAGGATTGAAGTATGATCTGAATTTTGATGCAACCGTTGTAGACTCAGATCAAGTTTTTGAAGACAAAGGAATTAAAATTCTTGTCGATAGAAAAAGCCTTTTGTATTTAGCTGGCACTATTCTGGAATTCTCTGATGGATTAAATGGAAAGGGTTTTCAATTTGTAAACCCCAATGCATCGAGAACCTGTGGATGTGGAGAAAGTTTTTCTGTGTAA